DNA sequence from the Patescibacteria group bacterium genome:
TAAATCAATTGAGATTTTTAATGGTATAACATGGCAAGCCCAAATGATTAAGAATCTATTAGAAAATTCAGGAATTGAAGCTTTTTTACAGGATGAGACAATTGGATCTTTAACCCTGCCATGGGCAGCACCAGACGGGTTAGGATTAGTAAAGGTGATAGTTTTAAGTTCTGATTATGAAAATGCAAAATTGATTGTCGATGAGTATGAAAAAAACTTAGAGGCAAATAAATAACGCCAGTTAACAGCAAAATATATTTAATTGCCGTTTTCGTTCGGACAACTTACTTTACAGCCCGCAACAACTTTGCTGCGGCACGACAGGAAAGCAACCCGCAATCGGCAACTTAATATATTTTGCGAACCGTTAGGCAACATAAAAATCGCATCTATCAACATTATTAATACTAACAACTAAAAATTGATAAAATGAGAAAAATCCTCTTTGGAATGGCAATTGGATTAATTGCCATTAGTTGTTCGACTCAACAAAAAATAGTACAAGTTGAACCGCAGATTCAAGAAGTTAAACAAGAAGAGCAAGTTTTAAAAAGAAAGGTTGCTATTTCAAGATTTTCGAATGAAACTCAGTATGCTAAAGGTATTTTCTATGATAAGGACAATGATCCAATTGGAAAACAAGCTGTTGATATCCTTTCAACAAAACTTGCTGCAAGTGACAAGTTTATTTTATTAGAGCGACAAGACTTTGACAAGATTGAAGAAGAACTCAAAATCGCAGGAAATGAAGGTCTCCAAAAAATTGGTGCAGACTATTTGATTATTGGTTCTGTGACCCAGTTTGGACGAAAAAATGTTGGAGATGTAAATG
Encoded proteins:
- a CDS encoding DUF2007-related protein — encoded protein: MNNKNAIKSIEIFNGITWQAQMIKNLLENSGIEAFLQDETIGSLTLPWAAPDGLGLVKVIVLSSDYENAKLIVDEYEKNLEANK